A genomic window from Thermococcus nautili includes:
- a CDS encoding nucleotidyltransferase family protein: protein MKAVILAGGKGTRLLPLTVYRPKPMIPFFNRPLMEYALQSLIEAGVDEVYVLVGYLKERIIDYFGDGSEWGIEIHYSNKDNVKLGTAGATKKVVKHMDDTFLVVSSDVLTNLDLRALYEYHKKKKALATIALSEVDDPTQYGIAIIDEDGRIQQFKEKPRPEEVFSNLVNAGIYVFEPEAFDHVPKNKNFDFSRDLFPRMLENDLPLYGFPFKEYWNDVGRPSSYLQATEDVFLGRLILPQVKTESLKGNLEYGGALYTGRRCVLRKPEIRGFAVIGDDVEIGRNVKIERSVIFSGVTIEDGAEIKEAIIGENVHIGKGVVIQPGSVIGDNTLIEDFSKIGSNVKIWVESRIGRESIILPD from the coding sequence ATGAAGGCAGTGATTTTGGCCGGAGGCAAGGGAACGAGGCTTCTTCCCCTGACCGTGTACAGGCCCAAGCCAATGATACCCTTCTTCAACAGACCCCTGATGGAGTACGCCCTCCAGAGCCTCATCGAGGCCGGGGTCGATGAGGTTTACGTTCTTGTCGGCTACCTTAAGGAGCGCATAATCGACTACTTCGGCGACGGGAGCGAGTGGGGGATAGAGATTCACTACTCCAACAAGGACAACGTGAAGCTCGGAACCGCCGGGGCCACCAAGAAGGTCGTCAAGCACATGGACGACACCTTTCTGGTCGTTTCAAGCGATGTGCTGACAAACCTCGACCTGCGGGCGCTCTACGAGTATCACAAAAAGAAAAAGGCCCTCGCCACGATAGCGCTTTCCGAGGTTGACGACCCGACGCAGTACGGGATAGCGATAATAGACGAGGACGGCAGGATTCAGCAGTTCAAGGAAAAGCCCAGGCCGGAGGAGGTCTTCAGCAACCTCGTCAACGCTGGTATCTACGTCTTTGAGCCCGAAGCGTTCGACCACGTTCCCAAGAACAAGAACTTCGACTTCTCCAGGGACCTCTTCCCGAGGATGCTCGAAAACGACCTTCCGCTCTACGGGTTCCCCTTCAAGGAGTACTGGAACGACGTCGGAAGGCCGTCGAGCTACCTTCAGGCGACGGAAGATGTCTTCCTCGGACGGCTCATCCTGCCGCAGGTGAAAACCGAAAGCCTTAAGGGCAACCTTGAGTACGGTGGGGCGCTCTACACTGGCAGGCGCTGCGTTCTGCGGAAGCCGGAAATCAGGGGCTTCGCGGTCATTGGTGATGACGTTGAGATAGGCAGAAACGTTAAAATTGAACGCTCGGTAATCTTTTCAGGCGTGACCATCGAGGACGGTGCCGAGATAAAGGAGGCCATAATAGGAGAAAACGTTCACATAGGCAAGGGCGTCGTCATACAGCCCGGCAGCGTCATCGGCGACAACACGCTCATTGAGGACTTCAGCAAGATAGGCTCGAACGTGAAGATTTGGGTCGAGTCAAGGATTGGTCGGGAGAGTATAATACTCCCAGATTGA
- a CDS encoding AbrB/MazE/SpoVT family DNA-binding domain-containing protein — MAQRGRKGGIKLGPGQFVTRVGSKYMVVIPKEVRDELDINVGDTVIITVKKARVEVVPVE; from the coding sequence ATGGCTCAGAGAGGTAGAAAAGGTGGAATTAAGTTAGGTCCTGGCCAGTTTGTAACTCGTGTTGGTTCGAAATACATGGTAGTGATTCCAAAGGAGGTTAGGGACGAGCTAGATATTAACGTGGGGGACACAGTAATTATAACCGTCAAGAAGGCTCGGGTTGAGGTTGTACCAGTGGAGTGA
- the malP gene encoding maltodextrin phosphorylase: MARVDECTYETIRERLPSPLRGLADLAYNYWWSWNRRATKLWEKIDPEHWAEYKNPVKLLLDTPPHRFRELLRDDDFMNLYELVMEQFEDYMNPDSTWFSTNYPNWDKPIVYLCMEYGISKSLPIYSGGLGILAGDHVKTASDLGLPFIAVGLLYKHGYFRQEIDENGNQIEVFPEYRPEEMPIKPVLDRNGERLLIEVPIEDRTVYARAFEVQVGRVRIYLLDTDVPENGEDDRKICDYLYNAEMDKRIKQEILLGIGGMRLLKALGIEPGVVHLNEGHPAFANLQRIAWLMDEGLTFTEALSVVRGTTVFTTHTPVPAGHDRFPIEEVRKRLAKFLEGREELLELGREGDHLNMTLLAIRTSSYVNGVSRLHAEVSRRMWQDLWPGVPLDEIPIEPITNGVHTMTWVHNEMRKLFDRYIGKVWREHTNLEGIWYAVERIPDEELWEAHLEAKRQFIELLRRKAMERNERLGTDDPIPAIDENALIIGFARRFATYKRAVLLLTDLDRLRKLLNDPTRPVYIVFGGKAHPNDWGGKEFLRRIYEVSKMPEFRGKIFVMENYDMGSARLMVAGVDVWLNTPRRPLEASGTSGMKAGLNGVLNASIFDGWWVEGYNGKNGWVIGEESTEPESEADDVKDAQALYDLLEREIIPTYYGNRPKWIYMMKESIKSIAPRFSTHRMVKEYMDKFYSKAMSNHIWLTRENYRGAREIAEWKDRVTESWPKVGFVDVKVFDDRSGLEVTVDLDGLKPEDVRVELYYGVRAEGYHIERPHIVELRHPKRLEGGKWLYTYRGSALRHLGDPCWHYALRVYPHHEKLPHKFLLGLVKWVGLD, from the coding sequence ATGGCGAGGGTTGACGAGTGCACTTATGAAACAATTCGTGAGAGACTTCCGAGTCCGCTCAGGGGGCTCGCTGATTTAGCTTACAACTACTGGTGGAGCTGGAACAGAAGGGCTACGAAGCTCTGGGAAAAGATAGACCCCGAGCACTGGGCCGAGTACAAGAACCCTGTGAAGCTTCTCCTCGACACGCCCCCCCACAGGTTCCGCGAGCTCCTTCGTGATGACGACTTCATGAACCTCTACGAGCTCGTCATGGAGCAGTTTGAGGACTACATGAACCCGGACTCAACTTGGTTTTCGACCAACTATCCAAACTGGGACAAGCCGATTGTGTACCTGTGCATGGAGTACGGCATAAGCAAGAGCCTCCCCATTTACTCCGGCGGGCTCGGCATCTTGGCCGGCGACCACGTCAAGACCGCGAGCGACCTCGGGCTTCCCTTCATAGCCGTCGGCCTGCTCTACAAGCACGGCTACTTCCGTCAGGAGATAGACGAAAACGGAAACCAGATTGAGGTTTTCCCGGAGTACAGACCTGAAGAGATGCCGATAAAGCCCGTCCTCGACAGGAACGGGGAGAGGCTCCTAATTGAGGTGCCGATTGAGGACAGGACGGTCTACGCGAGGGCCTTCGAGGTTCAGGTCGGCAGGGTGAGGATTTACCTCCTCGACACCGACGTCCCCGAGAACGGCGAGGACGACAGGAAGATATGCGACTACCTCTACAACGCCGAGATGGACAAGAGGATAAAGCAGGAAATCCTCCTCGGCATCGGTGGAATGAGACTGTTAAAGGCCCTGGGAATAGAGCCCGGCGTCGTCCACCTCAACGAGGGGCATCCGGCCTTCGCGAACCTCCAGAGGATTGCATGGCTCATGGACGAGGGCCTCACGTTCACCGAGGCGCTGAGCGTCGTCAGGGGAACGACGGTCTTTACGACTCACACGCCCGTTCCGGCCGGCCACGACAGGTTTCCGATTGAGGAGGTTCGGAAAAGACTCGCCAAGTTCCTCGAAGGCAGGGAAGAGCTCCTCGAACTCGGCAGGGAGGGGGACCACCTCAACATGACCCTTCTAGCGATTAGAACGTCGAGCTACGTTAACGGTGTCAGCAGACTGCACGCAGAAGTGAGCAGAAGGATGTGGCAGGACCTCTGGCCTGGAGTTCCGCTCGACGAGATACCCATCGAACCAATAACCAACGGCGTCCACACGATGACGTGGGTTCACAACGAGATGAGGAAGCTCTTCGACCGCTACATCGGCAAGGTCTGGCGCGAGCACACGAACCTTGAAGGTATCTGGTACGCCGTCGAGAGGATTCCCGATGAAGAGCTCTGGGAAGCCCACCTCGAGGCTAAGAGGCAGTTCATTGAGCTCCTCAGGAGGAAGGCGATGGAGCGGAACGAGCGTCTCGGAACCGACGACCCGATTCCGGCCATAGACGAGAACGCGCTCATAATAGGCTTCGCGAGGCGCTTTGCAACATACAAGCGCGCGGTTCTTCTTCTCACGGACCTCGACAGGCTCAGAAAGCTCCTGAACGACCCGACGAGGCCCGTCTATATCGTCTTCGGCGGAAAGGCCCACCCCAACGACTGGGGAGGCAAGGAGTTCCTGAGGAGGATTTACGAGGTCAGCAAGATGCCCGAGTTCAGGGGCAAGATATTCGTCATGGAAAACTACGACATGGGAAGCGCGAGGCTCATGGTTGCAGGTGTCGACGTCTGGCTGAACACGCCGAGGCGACCCCTCGAAGCTAGCGGGACGAGCGGAATGAAGGCTGGATTGAACGGGGTTTTGAACGCGAGCATCTTTGACGGCTGGTGGGTCGAGGGCTACAACGGAAAGAACGGCTGGGTCATAGGCGAGGAGAGCACAGAGCCCGAGAGCGAGGCCGACGACGTTAAAGATGCCCAGGCCCTCTACGACCTCCTTGAGAGGGAGATAATCCCGACCTACTACGGCAACAGGCCGAAGTGGATTTACATGATGAAGGAGAGCATAAAGAGCATCGCCCCGAGGTTCAGTACGCACAGAATGGTCAAGGAGTACATGGACAAGTTCTACTCAAAGGCCATGAGCAACCACATATGGCTCACGAGGGAGAACTACCGGGGCGCGAGGGAGATAGCCGAGTGGAAGGACCGCGTAACCGAGTCGTGGCCGAAGGTGGGCTTCGTTGACGTTAAGGTCTTCGACGACCGCTCAGGCCTTGAGGTGACGGTTGACCTCGACGGGCTGAAGCCTGAAGACGTTCGCGTCGAGCTCTACTATGGAGTCAGGGCGGAGGGGTACCACATAGAGAGGCCGCACATCGTCGAGCTCAGGCATCCGAAGCGGCTCGAAGGTGGAAAGTGGCTCTACACCTACCGCGGAAGCGCGCTGAGGCACCTCGGAGACCCCTGCTGGCACTACGCGTTGCGCGTTTACCCGCACCACGAGAAGCTTCCCCACAAGTTCCTGCTCGGCCTCGTGAAGTGGGTTGGCCTGGACTGA
- a CDS encoding phosphoenolpyruvate carboxykinase (GTP) codes for MDALEKLRELLPEEQFEKVKAIDNPELHAFLAEWIEWLEPSKVFVCTDSEEDEQYVRWKALYYGEEKMLETPNHTVHYDNYYDQARDKANTKLLVPGGKEIPFLNTKDRDEGLKEIRELMKGVMKGKELFICFFVLGPKNSIFTIPAVQLTDSAYVAHSEFILYRKGYEEFKRLGRNAKFFRFVHSAGELDERKTSKNLDKRRIYIDLVDDTVYSVNTQYGGNTIGLKKLAFRLTIQKAVKEGWLSEHMFLMRVNGPNGRKTYFTGAYPSMCGKTSTAMIPWENIVGDDLTFILPVNGVARGANVEKGVFGIIQGVNPEDDPIIWKVLHSPVEIIFSNVLVKDGKPYWNEMGVEIPEEGENHSGKWWKGKKDKEGNEIPPSHKNARFTVSLEHFPNVDLEALENPCGVEVGGMIFGGRDKDTWPPVREAFDWKHGVITMGASLESETTAATLGKEGVRAFNPMAILDFMSVPLGEYIENYLRFGEKLRKAPKIFAVNYFLRDENGNWLNHKLDKAVWLKWMELRVHGDVDAIETPIGYIPKYEDLARLFKEVLNKDYSREAYEKQFTIRVPELLAKIERIEKIYREKVKEVPEELFRVLEEERKRLLEAREKYGDYISPFVLERA; via the coding sequence ATGGACGCCCTTGAAAAGCTTAGGGAACTCCTCCCCGAAGAACAGTTCGAGAAGGTTAAGGCGATAGACAACCCCGAGCTTCACGCTTTTTTGGCGGAGTGGATTGAGTGGCTCGAGCCGAGCAAGGTTTTCGTCTGCACCGACAGCGAAGAGGACGAGCAGTACGTCCGCTGGAAGGCCCTCTACTATGGAGAAGAGAAGATGCTCGAAACGCCGAACCACACCGTCCACTACGACAACTACTACGACCAGGCCAGGGACAAGGCCAACACCAAGCTCCTCGTCCCCGGCGGAAAGGAGATTCCCTTCCTCAACACCAAGGACCGCGACGAGGGTTTGAAGGAGATTAGGGAGCTCATGAAGGGCGTCATGAAAGGCAAGGAACTCTTCATATGCTTCTTCGTTCTCGGGCCCAAGAACTCGATATTCACCATTCCGGCCGTCCAGCTCACCGACTCTGCCTACGTCGCCCACTCCGAGTTCATACTCTACAGAAAGGGCTACGAGGAGTTCAAGCGCCTCGGAAGGAACGCGAAGTTCTTCCGCTTCGTCCACTCGGCAGGAGAGCTCGACGAGAGGAAGACCAGCAAGAATCTGGACAAGAGGAGGATTTACATCGACCTCGTGGATGACACCGTTTACTCCGTCAACACCCAGTACGGTGGCAACACCATCGGTTTGAAGAAGCTCGCCTTCAGGCTCACCATTCAGAAGGCGGTCAAAGAGGGCTGGCTCAGCGAGCACATGTTCCTAATGAGGGTCAACGGCCCGAACGGCAGGAAGACCTACTTCACCGGTGCATATCCAAGCATGTGCGGTAAGACCTCCACCGCCATGATTCCCTGGGAGAACATCGTTGGAGACGACCTTACGTTTATCCTCCCGGTCAACGGCGTCGCCCGCGGTGCCAACGTCGAGAAGGGCGTTTTCGGCATAATCCAGGGCGTCAACCCCGAGGACGACCCGATAATCTGGAAGGTCCTGCACTCACCGGTCGAGATAATCTTCTCGAACGTCCTCGTCAAGGACGGAAAGCCCTACTGGAACGAGATGGGCGTCGAGATTCCGGAGGAGGGAGAGAACCACAGCGGGAAGTGGTGGAAGGGCAAGAAGGATAAAGAAGGCAACGAGATACCGCCGAGTCACAAGAACGCGCGCTTCACGGTTTCTCTCGAGCACTTCCCGAACGTGGATTTGGAAGCCCTTGAGAACCCGTGCGGTGTGGAAGTCGGCGGAATGATTTTCGGCGGCCGCGATAAGGACACCTGGCCCCCGGTGAGGGAAGCCTTTGACTGGAAGCACGGTGTTATAACTATGGGCGCCTCGCTTGAGAGCGAGACGACGGCGGCGACCCTTGGGAAGGAAGGCGTTAGGGCCTTTAACCCGATGGCCATACTCGACTTCATGAGCGTCCCGCTCGGCGAGTACATCGAGAACTACCTGAGGTTCGGCGAGAAGCTGAGGAAAGCGCCGAAGATATTCGCCGTCAACTACTTCCTCCGCGACGAGAACGGCAACTGGCTCAACCACAAGCTCGACAAAGCGGTGTGGCTCAAGTGGATGGAGTTAAGAGTTCACGGCGACGTTGATGCAATCGAGACGCCGATAGGCTACATTCCCAAGTACGAGGACTTGGCAAGGCTCTTCAAGGAGGTTCTCAACAAGGACTACAGCAGGGAAGCCTACGAGAAGCAGTTCACGATAAGGGTTCCAGAACTGCTCGCCAAGATTGAGCGCATAGAGAAAATCTACCGCGAGAAGGTCAAGGAAGTTCCCGAGGAGCTCTTCCGGGTTCTCGAGGAGGAGAGGAAGAGGCTCCTTGAGGCAAGGGAGAAGTACGGCGACTACATAAGCCCGTTCGTTTTGGAGCGGGCATGA
- the tmk gene encoding dTMP kinase → MGIFIVLEGIDGAGKSTQAKLLKLWLEERGYEVVLTKEPTDTPFGKLIRKLVLTGGREGIIDGAKISHEAEALLFAADRAEHVDKLIKPALESGKVVISDRYFYSSLAYQWARGLDLEWLIDLNRFAIRPDLVLLLDLPVKESMKRIRTRSIKTEFDKIVELQKKVRENYLKLAERFPEIKIVNALEDVDGVHRQIVALVEALLEK, encoded by the coding sequence TTGGGGATATTCATTGTGCTTGAGGGCATAGACGGCGCTGGAAAGTCAACTCAGGCAAAGCTGCTCAAGCTGTGGCTTGAGGAGAGGGGCTATGAGGTCGTTCTAACAAAGGAACCCACGGACACGCCGTTCGGAAAGCTCATCAGGAAACTAGTCTTGACCGGTGGAAGGGAAGGAATAATTGACGGGGCTAAAATAAGTCACGAGGCGGAGGCTCTGCTCTTCGCGGCGGACAGGGCCGAGCACGTTGACAAGCTCATAAAACCCGCGCTTGAATCGGGAAAGGTCGTGATTTCGGACCGCTACTTTTACTCGTCGCTCGCCTATCAGTGGGCGAGGGGACTTGACCTTGAGTGGCTGATAGACCTCAACCGCTTTGCAATAAGGCCCGACCTCGTTCTGCTTCTCGACCTTCCCGTCAAGGAGAGTATGAAGCGCATAAGAACGAGGAGCATAAAGACCGAGTTTGACAAGATAGTGGAGCTCCAGAAGAAGGTTCGCGAAAACTACCTCAAGCTCGCGGAGCGCTTTCCTGAGATTAAAATCGTCAACGCCCTCGAGGACGTTGATGGTGTCCACAGGCAGATTGTTGCACTCGTTGAGGCTCTGCTCGAGAAATGA
- a CDS encoding type II toxin-antitoxin system PemK/MazF family toxin has product MNQGEVWIAKVPYSDVSDSIDSIADALTHTNKKKSRKRYVLVLGDIRPVLVISRDEYHKASSHSSIIACPITSNLQRVIKMYRTLKSAGFSGVTPGLLRITGSERIQAGLDRDSAIVILKVTTLNVNQLENKIGELPDTKVSSVVKIVKEFF; this is encoded by the coding sequence GTGAATCAGGGGGAGGTCTGGATTGCTAAGGTGCCTTACTCGGATGTCTCTGATAGCATTGATTCAATTGCCGATGCATTGACTCACACCAATAAAAAGAAGTCTCGGAAGAGATATGTGTTAGTCCTGGGGGATATCCGGCCAGTATTAGTTATTAGCCGAGATGAGTACCACAAAGCTAGTTCTCACTCATCTATTATTGCTTGTCCAATAACAAGCAATCTCCAGCGAGTAATAAAGATGTATCGCACGCTTAAGTCTGCGGGGTTCAGTGGGGTAACCCCTGGCCTTCTAAGAATAACAGGAAGTGAACGAATCCAAGCAGGGTTAGACCGTGATTCTGCTATTGTAATACTCAAGGTGACAACGCTTAATGTAAATCAGCTAGAAAACAAAATTGGGGAACTCCCCGACACTAAAGTTTCAAGTGTTGTTAAGATTGTCAAAGAGTTCTTTTAG
- a CDS encoding minichromosome maintenance protein MCM, with amino-acid sequence MSEAEKVRQASDRLKDKLIEEIDDLLKQMDEEGLEHLDPAVLSPMLRIWIRGQYGFLPTSITRDLLNAYKVVLENYRAVQSDLNGLNTSVLGESEEEQFEQSLFKPFKYRSAKKELGNEKFERLLNVIKETYGLPRPVHSNVVLIVMEARDEGHELTPLNIILQKLREEVGFTKNMVYRVKSDFFGNGNTAKSLQAVLFDATGEVNGEPAFRLKDSVVKFVKAKILELLGYEQEAEDLLDYTNSAKDFLRNFKRDGEEVYLDRVRDLVREGGKDFYVDYLDLVRYDPRLAKALFDEPEFVLGAFENAVRELQEEVYEEIARLEPELFDDEFEPVEVRVKVGNFPRVFRPRDMRPDLVGKFVAVEGYITSASKVVPFFEVATYVCTKCGYELGLFNRPTREPATPPSKCPSCGAKRAWDFDVKKSRKVEIQHFVVRDAPESLHVGENPKELSAYILGSGAGAVDVGDKVVLYGILRVRETLRKSVAESDYVLEVIHVEQLNRGFQVELSKKDVKKVLQLKDLYGDDLPDAVARSIAPWIKGYESVKKALALAVVSAEGLWDKRTTIHVLLAGDPGVGKSRLALDLENIAPKVLTAEGGGSSRAGLTASFEKDELTGKFTVKGGLLVLGSDGIVLVDEFSSLKREDINALKTCMEHGFVAPAKAGISNMKLRATATIIGTANPKAGRIDRRQLLIDQLDVPFPVLTRFDLIFAFFDEPEKEKDEEIGWSILSEVKRRKNRKPPERVIEPELLKKLFAYARFNVFPEIDDEVGRLMVEEFKKIRRKTKQSGAPVSRRVMDAIVRLAYAHAKLRLAEKVEKIDVEEAVRLIWESLEYVAYDPETGEIDASILEVGVPSRERERFELFVRVMEKLTRNRDVVPLELVFRTLEEKGLSEDEIRKFLEKGERLNYLQVEGELVRWL; translated from the coding sequence ATGAGCGAGGCAGAGAAGGTGAGACAGGCCAGCGACAGGCTTAAGGACAAGCTCATCGAGGAGATAGATGACCTCCTCAAGCAGATGGACGAGGAAGGCCTTGAACACCTCGACCCGGCTGTTCTAAGTCCCATGCTGAGGATATGGATAAGGGGACAGTACGGCTTCCTGCCGACATCAATCACCAGGGACCTGCTCAATGCTTACAAGGTAGTGCTTGAGAATTATAGAGCTGTTCAAAGTGATTTGAACGGTTTGAACACGAGTGTTCTTGGAGAATCTGAAGAGGAGCAGTTTGAACAAAGCTTGTTCAAACCGTTCAAATACCGTTCAGCCAAAAAAGAGCTTGGTAACGAGAAATTTGAGAGACTACTAAATGTCATCAAGGAGACCTACGGCTTACCAAGACCTGTTCACTCTAACGTGGTTCTCATCGTCATGGAAGCAAGGGATGAAGGCCATGAGCTGACTCCTCTAAACATCATATTGCAGAAGCTCAGGGAGGAGGTGGGTTTTACCAAGAACATGGTTTACCGGGTCAAGTCTGATTTCTTCGGCAACGGGAACACGGCCAAGAGCCTTCAGGCCGTCCTTTTCGACGCCACTGGCGAGGTGAACGGTGAGCCTGCTTTCAGGCTGAAGGATTCGGTGGTGAAGTTCGTCAAGGCGAAAATCCTTGAACTCCTCGGCTATGAGCAGGAGGCCGAGGATTTACTGGACTACACCAACAGCGCCAAGGATTTCCTCAGGAACTTCAAGCGGGACGGTGAGGAGGTTTACCTTGACAGGGTCAGGGACCTGGTGAGGGAAGGCGGGAAGGACTTTTACGTGGACTACCTTGACCTGGTCAGGTACGACCCAAGGCTGGCGAAGGCTCTTTTCGACGAGCCTGAGTTTGTGCTCGGTGCTTTCGAGAACGCGGTTAGGGAGCTCCAAGAGGAGGTTTACGAGGAGATTGCCCGGCTTGAGCCTGAGCTGTTCGATGATGAGTTCGAGCCTGTTGAGGTCCGGGTCAAGGTCGGGAACTTCCCGCGGGTGTTCAGGCCGAGGGACATGAGACCGGACCTTGTGGGTAAGTTCGTGGCGGTGGAGGGATACATTACCTCCGCCTCGAAGGTTGTCCCGTTCTTTGAGGTGGCAACGTACGTCTGTACCAAGTGCGGTTATGAGCTTGGTCTGTTCAACAGGCCGACGCGGGAACCCGCTACACCGCCGTCAAAGTGTCCTTCCTGTGGTGCTAAGAGAGCTTGGGATTTTGACGTGAAGAAGTCAAGGAAGGTGGAGATTCAGCATTTCGTGGTGAGGGACGCACCAGAGAGCCTTCACGTTGGCGAGAACCCAAAGGAGCTGAGCGCGTACATTCTCGGCTCTGGTGCTGGAGCTGTGGACGTTGGAGATAAGGTAGTTCTCTACGGCATTCTGCGGGTACGAGAGACGCTGAGGAAGAGCGTGGCCGAGTCTGATTACGTGCTCGAGGTGATTCATGTTGAGCAGTTGAACAGAGGATTCCAGGTAGAGCTTAGCAAGAAGGACGTGAAGAAGGTCCTCCAGCTGAAGGACCTCTACGGGGATGACTTACCTGACGCCGTCGCGAGGTCTATCGCTCCCTGGATTAAGGGTTACGAGTCTGTCAAGAAGGCTCTTGCATTGGCGGTGGTCTCGGCCGAGGGTCTGTGGGATAAGAGGACGACGATTCATGTCCTCCTCGCGGGAGACCCTGGCGTTGGTAAGTCGAGGCTTGCTCTTGACCTTGAGAACATTGCTCCGAAGGTCCTCACGGCGGAGGGTGGCGGGTCCTCGCGCGCTGGCCTAACTGCGAGCTTTGAGAAGGATGAGCTGACTGGAAAGTTCACGGTCAAGGGTGGCCTGCTGGTCCTTGGGAGTGATGGTATTGTCCTGGTCGATGAGTTCAGCAGTTTGAAGAGGGAGGATATCAACGCGTTGAAGACGTGCATGGAGCACGGGTTTGTTGCGCCGGCCAAGGCGGGGATTTCCAATATGAAGCTAAGGGCCACCGCCACAATCATTGGCACGGCCAACCCGAAGGCGGGAAGAATTGACAGGAGGCAGTTACTCATCGACCAGCTGGACGTTCCGTTTCCAGTCCTGACGAGATTTGACCTTATCTTTGCGTTCTTCGATGAGCCAGAGAAGGAGAAAGACGAAGAGATTGGATGGAGTATCCTCAGTGAGGTGAAGAGAAGGAAGAACCGGAAGCCTCCCGAGAGGGTCATAGAGCCTGAGCTTTTGAAGAAACTCTTTGCTTACGCGAGGTTCAATGTGTTCCCTGAGATTGACGATGAAGTCGGCCGGTTGATGGTGGAGGAGTTCAAGAAGATTAGGAGAAAGACAAAGCAGAGTGGAGCGCCAGTTAGCAGGCGTGTAATGGACGCTATTGTGAGGTTGGCTTATGCTCATGCAAAGCTTCGCCTGGCTGAGAAAGTCGAGAAGATTGACGTTGAGGAAGCCGTGAGGTTAATTTGGGAGAGCTTGGAATATGTCGCCTATGACCCGGAAACCGGGGAGATTGACGCGAGCATTCTTGAGGTTGGTGTCCCGTCGAGGGAGCGCGAGAGGTTCGAGCTGTTCGTGAGAGTAATGGAGAAGCTGACGAGAAATCGTGATGTCGTTCCGCTTGAGCTTGTTTTCAGGACCTTGGAAGAGAAAGGCCTGAGCGAGGACGAAATCAGAAAGTTCCTTGAGAAGGGTGAGAGATTGAACTACCTCCAAGTGGAGGGTGAGCTCGTGAGATGGCTTTGA
- a CDS encoding phosphohexomutase domain-containing protein — protein sequence MEVYYSQRFNPEELALLGRAIGTVSHGTIIVGRDGRAISRYGKRAMVVGIVSTGSTIMDVRLIPLIALKDFAHKKGLPLAYVYYYGGVRVYVSGIDVDEINAILESRSFIEAQPNDIGATVYYPNALDDFMHDVFKHYNFKLEGKALVDAMNTPAVLFFPRMNEHFGFEVELMNDMMTSYLPPKPKEVFLHKLNKGDYDFGMRFRPDGVVEFYKGDEQKEFVSMWSLFDYMKRLSV from the coding sequence GTGGAAGTGTATTATTCGCAGAGGTTTAATCCCGAGGAGCTTGCCCTCCTTGGAAGGGCCATAGGAACGGTCTCCCACGGAACGATAATAGTCGGCAGGGATGGAAGGGCCATCTCGCGCTACGGCAAAAGGGCGATGGTTGTTGGCATAGTCAGCACCGGTTCAACAATAATGGACGTCCGCCTGATTCCGCTCATAGCGCTCAAGGACTTTGCCCACAAGAAGGGCCTTCCGCTGGCCTACGTCTACTACTACGGTGGCGTTAGGGTTTACGTCAGTGGGATCGACGTCGACGAGATAAACGCCATCCTCGAGAGCAGGAGCTTCATCGAGGCCCAGCCCAACGATATCGGTGCGACGGTCTACTACCCCAACGCCCTTGACGACTTTATGCACGACGTCTTCAAGCACTACAACTTCAAGCTTGAGGGAAAAGCCCTCGTTGATGCAATGAACACCCCTGCGGTGCTCTTCTTCCCGAGGATGAACGAGCACTTTGGCTTTGAGGTCGAACTCATGAACGACATGATGACCAGCTACCTGCCACCGAAGCCCAAGGAGGTCTTCCTTCACAAGTTGAACAAGGGCGACTACGACTTTGGAATGCGCTTCAGGCCCGACGGTGTCGTCGAGTTCTACAAGGGTGACGAGCAGAAGGAGTTCGTGAGTATGTGGTCGCTCTTTGACTATATGAAGAGGCTCTCCGTATAA